A genomic stretch from Thauera sp. GDN1 includes:
- the asd gene encoding archaetidylserine decarboxylase (Phosphatidylserine decarboxylase is synthesized as a single chain precursor. Generation of the pyruvoyl active site from a Ser is coupled to cleavage of a Gly-Ser bond between the larger (beta) and smaller (alpha chains). It is an integral membrane protein.) → MSERLAVALQYALPKRLLTQLAGKLAGLEGGKATTAVIRWFIKRYGVNMAEAANPDPAAYASFNEFFTRPLGEGVRPLAEADFVCPVDGAISQFGPIEFDQIFQAKGHFYSSTALLGGDRALAARFEHGDFATIYLSPRDYHRIHMPCAGRLTQMIYVPGELFSVNPATARGVPGLFARNERVVCVFEGEFGPFVMVLVGATIVGSMATVWHGVVNPPRLPDIEKRSYAEGEVVLGRGEEMGRFLLGSTVVMLFPKRALRFASDWAPGRPVRMGEAMAQFRRAGD, encoded by the coding sequence GTGTCCGAACGTCTCGCCGTCGCCCTCCAGTACGCCCTGCCCAAGCGCCTGCTCACCCAGCTCGCCGGCAAGCTCGCCGGCCTCGAGGGGGGGAAGGCGACGACCGCGGTGATCCGCTGGTTCATAAAGCGCTACGGGGTGAACATGGCCGAGGCGGCCAATCCGGACCCGGCGGCCTACGCGAGCTTCAACGAATTCTTCACCCGGCCGCTGGGCGAGGGCGTGCGCCCGCTGGCGGAGGCGGACTTCGTGTGCCCGGTCGATGGCGCAATCAGCCAGTTCGGACCGATCGAGTTCGACCAGATCTTCCAGGCCAAGGGCCATTTCTACTCCAGCACCGCGCTCCTCGGCGGCGACCGTGCGCTCGCCGCGCGCTTCGAGCATGGCGATTTCGCCACGATCTACCTGTCGCCGCGCGACTACCACCGCATCCACATGCCGTGCGCGGGGCGGCTGACGCAGATGATCTATGTGCCGGGCGAGCTGTTCTCGGTGAATCCGGCGACCGCGCGCGGCGTGCCCGGCCTGTTCGCCCGCAACGAGCGTGTGGTGTGCGTGTTCGAGGGCGAGTTCGGCCCCTTCGTGATGGTGCTGGTGGGCGCGACCATCGTCGGCAGCATGGCCACGGTGTGGCACGGCGTGGTCAATCCGCCGCGCCTGCCCGACATCGAGAAGCGCAGCTACGCCGAGGGCGAGGTGGTGCTCGGCCGGGGCGAGGAGATGGGGCGCTTCCTGCTCGGCTCGACGGTGGTGATGCTGTTTCCGAAGCGCGCGCTGCGTTTCGCCTCCGACTGGGCGCCGGGACGGCCGGTGCGCATGGGCGAGGCGATGGCGCAATTCCGCCGCGCCGGCGACTGA
- a CDS encoding LysE/ArgO family amino acid transporter: MSNVYFNGFILTLGLIMAIGAQNAHVLRQGLRGEHVLLTVSVSALCDMLLIGLGIAGLGSLFVASPELMSAARYGGAAFLLWYGGRALHSALRGGRAMDFAEHQRMSRGQALLAAAGFSLLNPHAYLDTVVLLGSIGSQQAEDLRPLFAAGAITASLVWFVLLGYGARLLVPLFAKPVAWRVLDALVALMLWGIAASLLLA; this comes from the coding sequence ATGAGCAACGTCTACTTCAACGGTTTCATCCTCACGCTGGGCCTGATCATGGCCATCGGCGCGCAGAACGCGCACGTGCTGCGCCAGGGGCTGCGCGGCGAACACGTGCTGCTGACGGTGAGCGTGTCGGCGCTGTGCGACATGCTGCTGATCGGGCTGGGCATCGCCGGCCTGGGCAGCCTGTTCGTGGCCAGCCCCGAGCTGATGAGCGCGGCGCGCTACGGCGGTGCGGCCTTCCTGCTGTGGTACGGCGGCCGCGCGCTGCACTCCGCGCTGCGCGGCGGGCGGGCGATGGATTTCGCCGAGCACCAGCGCATGTCGCGCGGCCAGGCCCTGCTCGCGGCGGCCGGCTTCAGCCTGCTCAACCCGCACGCCTACCTGGACACTGTGGTGCTGCTCGGCTCGATCGGCAGCCAGCAGGCCGAAGACCTGCGTCCGCTGTTCGCCGCCGGCGCGATCACCGCCTCGCTCGTGTGGTTCGTGCTGCTCGGCTACGGCGCTCGCCTGCTGGTGCCGCTGTTCGCCAAGCCGGTGGCGTGGCGGGTGCTCGATGCGCTGGTGGCGCTGATGCTGTGGGGGATCGCGGCCTCGCTGCTGCTGGCGTGA
- a CDS encoding LysR family transcriptional regulator ArgP — protein MIDPRLLAFEAVLQDGSFERAARRLALTQSAVSQRVKLLEAELGQVLLVRSKPVRPTPAGRRLLPYLAQLRLMEAEARRALSPRQAHGPLRLAVGVNADSLATWFIGAVAEVVREEGLVLDCVVDDQDHTHALLADGEVLGCVSTRPDPMRGCAAQRLGVMPYLCAGSPAFRARWFPHGLTHGALEKAPAIVFGRHDDMHEAFLQRHFGLDAGQYPHHVVPSSEGFMAFAVAGLGYGFIPEIQARAHLARGELLDLAPEREEVVLYWHHWQVQSPVMARLAGAIAAAAGKALAPLRD, from the coding sequence ATGATCGACCCCCGCCTCCTGGCCTTCGAGGCCGTGCTCCAGGACGGCAGCTTCGAGCGCGCCGCGCGCCGGCTGGCGCTCACCCAGTCCGCGGTGTCGCAGCGGGTAAAGCTGCTCGAAGCCGAACTCGGCCAGGTGCTGCTGGTGCGCAGCAAGCCGGTCCGCCCCACTCCGGCCGGGCGCCGGCTGCTGCCCTATCTGGCGCAGCTGCGGCTGATGGAGGCGGAGGCCCGGCGCGCGCTCTCGCCCCGCCAGGCCCATGGCCCGCTGCGGCTGGCGGTGGGGGTGAATGCGGACTCGCTCGCCACCTGGTTCATCGGCGCGGTCGCCGAGGTGGTCCGGGAAGAAGGCTTGGTGCTCGACTGCGTGGTGGATGACCAGGACCACACCCATGCGCTGCTCGCCGACGGCGAGGTGCTGGGCTGCGTGTCGACGCGGCCCGACCCGATGCGCGGCTGCGCGGCGCAGCGCCTGGGGGTGATGCCCTACCTGTGCGCCGGCTCACCCGCATTCCGCGCGCGCTGGTTCCCGCACGGCCTCACCCACGGCGCGCTGGAGAAGGCGCCGGCGATCGTGTTCGGCCGCCACGACGACATGCACGAGGCCTTCCTGCAACGCCACTTCGGCCTGGACGCCGGCCAGTATCCGCACCACGTCGTGCCCTCGTCCGAGGGCTTCATGGCCTTCGCGGTCGCCGGCCTGGGCTATGGCTTCATCCCCGAGATCCAGGCGCGCGCGCACCTCGCCCGCGGCGAGCTGCTCGACCTGGCGCCGGAGCGCGAGGAGGTGGTCCTGTACTGGCACCACTGGCAGGTGCAGTCGCCGGTGATGGCGCGGCTGGCGGGAGCGATCGCCGCCGCTGCCGGAAAGGCGCTGGCGCCCCTGCGCGACTGA
- a CDS encoding cobyrinate a,c-diamide synthase — translation MRETSDALRAPTGEQGAASCPALFVAAPASGQGKTTITAALARLHTRLGRRVRVFKCGPDFLDPQIHAVASGAQVHNVDLGMCGEMDIAWRLHAAARESDLILVEGVMGLYDGAPSGADIARRFGIPVMAVIDARAMAQTFGAVAYGLAHYQPGLPFAGVLANHVGSTGHAELLRNALPEGMRWFGAVMRDADAALPERHLGLLQAAEIEDLGARLDRLADHLQRTGAAELPPAVSFPAVAAPAIAPLLAGKRIAIARDAAYGFIYPANLDTLQALGAELALFSPLAGDGLPEACDAVWLPGGYPELHGEALAANAAFRAGLRAHVAAGRPVLAECGGMMSLFDTIVDKAGVEHAFAGLLPGRAVMQQRLAALGMQQLELPQGRITGHTFHYSKTETPLAPWLHAQRPDGGAGEAVYRAGPITASYVHFWFPSNPAAVAGLFGGA, via the coding sequence ATGCGGGAAACAAGCGACGCGCTGCGCGCGCCGACGGGCGAGCAGGGCGCGGCCTCGTGCCCGGCGCTGTTCGTCGCCGCGCCCGCCTCCGGGCAGGGCAAGACCACGATCACCGCGGCGCTCGCCCGCCTGCACACGCGGCTCGGCCGCCGGGTGCGGGTGTTCAAGTGCGGGCCGGACTTCCTCGATCCGCAGATCCACGCGGTGGCGAGCGGTGCGCAGGTGCATAACGTCGACCTCGGCATGTGCGGCGAGATGGACATCGCCTGGCGCCTGCATGCCGCGGCGCGCGAGTCCGACCTGATCCTGGTCGAAGGGGTGATGGGGCTTTACGACGGCGCGCCCTCGGGCGCCGACATCGCGCGCCGCTTCGGCATCCCGGTGATGGCGGTGATCGACGCGCGCGCGATGGCGCAGACCTTCGGCGCGGTGGCCTACGGGCTGGCGCACTACCAGCCCGGGCTGCCCTTTGCCGGCGTGCTCGCCAACCACGTCGGCAGTACCGGCCACGCCGAGCTGCTGCGCAACGCGTTGCCCGAGGGCATGCGCTGGTTCGGCGCGGTGATGCGGGACGCGGACGCGGCGCTGCCCGAGCGCCATCTGGGCCTGCTGCAGGCGGCGGAGATCGAGGACCTCGGTGCGCGCCTCGACCGCCTGGCCGATCATCTGCAGCGCACCGGCGCTGCCGAGCTGCCGCCGGCGGTGAGCTTTCCCGCGGTGGCGGCTCCGGCGATCGCGCCGCTGCTCGCCGGCAAGCGCATCGCGATCGCGCGCGACGCCGCCTACGGCTTCATCTACCCCGCCAACCTCGACACCCTGCAGGCGCTGGGGGCGGAGCTCGCCTTGTTCTCGCCGCTCGCCGGCGACGGGCTGCCCGAAGCCTGCGATGCGGTGTGGCTGCCGGGCGGCTATCCGGAACTGCACGGCGAGGCCCTGGCGGCCAACGCCGCCTTCCGCGCCGGGCTGCGCGCCCACGTCGCGGCGGGCAGGCCGGTGCTGGCCGAATGCGGCGGCATGATGAGCCTGTTCGACACGATCGTGGACAAGGCGGGCGTGGAACATGCCTTCGCCGGCCTGCTGCCCGGGCGCGCGGTGATGCAGCAGCGCCTGGCCGCGCTCGGCATGCAGCAGCTGGAGCTGCCGCAGGGCCGGATCACCGGCCACACCTTCCATTACTCGAAGACCGAGACCCCACTCGCACCGTGGCTGCATGCGCAGCGCCCCGACGGTGGCGCGGGCGAGGCGGTGTATCGCGCGGGGCCGATCACGGCCTCGTACGTGCATTTCTGGTTCCCGTCGAATCCGGCGGCGGTGGCGGGCCTGTTCGGCGGCGCGTGA
- a CDS encoding acetyl-CoA hydrolase/transferase C-terminal domain-containing protein produces MGNPETLYQQKRMMASDAVGLIQDGDTVVVPTGVGEPPTLLHALSERRHALRDVAVSQILPLRKFAYLDPETRANIRHDAYFFGGATRAGGQAGWVDYVPAYFSELPLLIDRGLSPADVVVSMASPMDEHGYFSLSLAPDYTMAAIRRARVVLLEVNPNVPFANGDCHVHISQVAGVVESDEPLFEVGLPQIGPVQEAIGKYVADLIEDGATLQIGYGGIPDAVVMQLQHKRDLGIHTEMIGDGILSLIESGAVTNRKKTFMAGKTVATFALGSRRLYRTLHRNPALEMHPVDFTNDPYLAARNDKLCAINATLQIDLIGQCGSESLGHLPYSGTGGQVDFVRAANRSKGGKAFIVLPSTARDGTVSRIAPVLSPGTHVTTSKNDINYVVTEYGVAELRGKTAKQRAQALIGIAHPDFRGELREAAKRMLLL; encoded by the coding sequence ATGGGCAATCCGGAAACCCTGTACCAACAGAAACGCATGATGGCCTCCGACGCCGTCGGCCTGATCCAGGACGGCGACACCGTGGTCGTCCCCACCGGGGTCGGCGAGCCGCCCACCCTGCTGCATGCGCTGTCCGAACGCCGCCATGCGCTGCGCGACGTGGCGGTGAGCCAGATCCTGCCGCTGCGCAAGTTCGCCTACCTCGACCCCGAGACCCGCGCCAACATCCGCCACGACGCCTACTTCTTCGGCGGCGCCACCCGTGCGGGCGGCCAGGCGGGCTGGGTGGATTACGTCCCGGCCTACTTCTCCGAGCTGCCGCTGCTGATCGACCGCGGCCTGTCGCCCGCCGACGTCGTGGTGTCGATGGCCTCGCCGATGGACGAGCACGGCTATTTCAGCCTGTCGCTGGCACCCGACTACACCATGGCGGCGATCCGCCGCGCGCGCGTGGTGCTGCTGGAAGTGAACCCCAACGTGCCCTTCGCCAACGGCGACTGCCATGTGCACATCTCGCAGGTCGCCGGCGTGGTGGAAAGCGACGAGCCGCTGTTCGAGGTCGGCCTGCCGCAGATCGGCCCGGTGCAGGAGGCGATCGGCAAGTACGTCGCCGACCTCATCGAGGACGGCGCCACGCTGCAGATCGGCTACGGCGGCATCCCCGACGCGGTGGTGATGCAGCTGCAGCACAAGCGCGACCTCGGCATCCACACCGAGATGATCGGCGACGGCATCCTGTCGCTGATCGAGTCCGGCGCGGTCACCAACCGCAAGAAGACCTTCATGGCGGGCAAGACGGTCGCCACCTTCGCGCTCGGCTCGCGCCGCCTGTACCGCACGCTGCACCGCAACCCGGCGCTCGAGATGCATCCGGTGGATTTCACCAACGATCCCTACCTCGCCGCCCGCAACGACAAGCTGTGCGCGATCAACGCCACGCTGCAGATCGACCTGATCGGCCAGTGCGGCTCGGAGAGCCTGGGCCACCTGCCCTACTCCGGCACCGGCGGCCAGGTGGATTTCGTGCGCGCCGCCAACCGCTCGAAGGGCGGCAAGGCCTTCATCGTGCTGCCGTCGACCGCCAGGGACGGCACCGTGTCGCGCATCGCGCCGGTGCTGTCGCCGGGAACGCACGTCACCACCAGCAAGAACGACATCAACTACGTGGTGACCGAATACGGCGTCGCCGAACTGCGCGGCAAGACCGCCAAGCAGCGCGCGCAAGCACTGATCGGCATCGCCCATCCCGACTTCCGCGGCGAGCTGCGCGAAGCAGCGAAAAGGATGCTTCTGCTCTAG
- a CDS encoding thioredoxin family protein — protein sequence MPTLEITADNFNEVLGTHPIVFLDFWAAWCGPCRNFAPVYEAAADANPDIAFGKVDTEAQQDLAAAFQIRSIPTIAVIREGVMVFRESGALPANALNQVIEGVRGLDMDQVRAEIAAQQAGEQQA from the coding sequence ATGCCCACCCTCGAAATCACCGCCGACAACTTCAACGAAGTCCTGGGCACCCACCCGATCGTCTTCCTCGACTTCTGGGCGGCGTGGTGCGGTCCCTGCCGCAACTTCGCGCCGGTCTACGAGGCGGCCGCCGATGCCAATCCGGACATCGCCTTCGGCAAGGTGGACACCGAGGCGCAGCAGGACCTCGCCGCCGCCTTCCAGATCCGCTCCATCCCGACCATAGCGGTGATCCGCGAGGGCGTCATGGTGTTCCGCGAATCGGGTGCGCTGCCGGCCAACGCGCTGAACCAGGTGATCGAAGGCGTGCGCGGGCTGGACATGGACCAGGTGCGCGCCGAGATCGCCGCCCAGCAGGCGGGCGAGCAGCAGGCCTGA
- a CDS encoding CBS domain-containing protein, whose protein sequence is MPSRPIHQVIADRAFVNVSAFTSVREVTRLMQAQHCSAALITEHGVLTGIFTERDATFRVIAAGRDADTTMVGEVMTDNPMTLAEDKPFGHALHLMYENGIRHVAVVDAARRPVGVVSARDALLLDALDFGAELVRREEITVIL, encoded by the coding sequence ATGCCCAGCCGTCCGATCCACCAGGTCATTGCCGACCGCGCCTTCGTCAATGTGTCCGCGTTCACGTCCGTGCGGGAAGTCACCCGGCTCATGCAGGCGCAGCACTGCAGCGCGGCGTTGATCACCGAGCACGGCGTGCTCACCGGCATCTTCACCGAGCGTGACGCGACCTTCCGCGTGATCGCCGCCGGCCGCGATGCCGACACCACCATGGTGGGCGAGGTGATGACCGACAACCCGATGACGCTCGCCGAGGACAAGCCTTTCGGCCACGCCCTGCACCTGATGTACGAGAACGGCATCCGCCACGTCGCGGTGGTCGATGCCGCCAGGCGCCCGGTGGGGGTGGTGAGCGCGCGCGACGCGCTGCTGCTCGATGCGCTCGATTTCGGTGCCGAGCTGGTGCGGCGCGAGGAGATCACCGTCATCCTCTGA
- the bamE gene encoding outer membrane protein assembly factor BamE, producing MKRFIAWLCSVLSAIGITACDYINVKELQPGVSTAAEVRQRFGPPHMEWRNEDGSVTWEFSRQPQGVECFMITIGPDQILRDIDQVLNEASFAKVQNGMNGDQVRRLLGKPASSQFFQLKQVTVWEWRISHGPDGTSDPVFFTVSFNNDGRVTGTGRYTQYKH from the coding sequence ATGAAACGCTTCATCGCCTGGCTGTGCAGCGTGCTGTCGGCAATCGGCATCACCGCCTGCGACTACATCAACGTCAAGGAGCTCCAGCCCGGTGTATCGACCGCGGCCGAGGTGCGCCAGCGCTTCGGGCCGCCGCACATGGAGTGGCGCAACGAGGACGGCTCGGTGACCTGGGAGTTCAGCCGCCAGCCGCAGGGCGTCGAGTGCTTCATGATCACGATCGGCCCCGACCAGATCCTGCGCGACATCGACCAGGTGCTGAACGAGGCGAGCTTCGCCAAGGTCCAAAACGGCATGAACGGAGACCAGGTGCGCCGCCTGCTCGGCAAGCCGGCTTCGAGCCAGTTCTTCCAGCTCAAGCAGGTGACGGTGTGGGAGTGGCGGATCTCGCACGGCCCCGACGGCACCAGCGATCCGGTCTTCTTCACCGTGTCCTTCAACAATGACGGCCGGGTGACCGGCACTGGACGCTACACCCAGTACAAGCACTAG
- the metH gene encoding methionine synthase, with product MQADRSTELRQLLAERILILDGAMGTMIQQEKLGEADYRGARFLDHPKDLKGNNDLLVLTRPEVVAGIHRAYLEAGADLVETNTFNATRVSQAEYGLESVAYELNVEGARLVRQLCDEYTARNPAKPRYCAGVLGPTSRTLSISPDVNDPGYRNISFDALVDDYYDSAKGLLEGGADLLLIETIFDTLNAKAAVFAIEKLFDDLGRRWPVMISGTITDASGRTLSGQTAEAFWNSLSHAQPISFGLNCALGADQLRQYVEELSSVCDTHVSAHPNAGLPNPLSPTGYDETPEHLAGQIREWAQSGLVNIVGGCCGTTPAHIAAIAEVVAGLAPRAVPVIDKKLRLSGLEPFNVGSDALFVNVGERTNVTGSKAFARMILEGRFDDALAVARQQVENGAQVIDINMDEAMLDSIAAMERFCKLIASEPDISRVPIMLDSSKWSVIETGLKCIQGKGVVNSISMKEGEAEFLRQARLARRYGAAVIVMAFDEQGQADTFRRKTEICERAYKLLVKPVAEGGAGFPPEDIIFDPNIFAIATGIEEHDNYAVDFINAVAWIKENLPYAKTSGGVSNVSFSFRGNDPVREAIHTVFLYHAIKAGLSMGIVNAGQLGVYDELDPALRDKVEDVVMNRRPGAGEALVEMAQTVKGQAKESAQDLAWREWPVEERLSHALVKGITEFVVADTEEVRARLEAEGKPPLAVIEGPLMAGMNVVGDLFGAGKMFLPQVVKSARVMKQAVAHLIPYIEAEKLRTGASSKGRIVVATVKGDVHDIGKNIVGVVLGCNGYEVIDLGVMVPAAKILEAAKEHGAQAIGLSGLITPSLEEMAHVAAEMKRQGFSVPLLIGGATTSRNHTAIKIAPHYDQPVVYVPDASRAVGVVTALLSEGQSEAFKAEVAADYEKIRALHANKKGVQLVSVDAARANAFRTDWTAERVAACSTAHQAGYAPYQPPRPNMLGVQAIDVELGELVDYIDWGPFFQTWDLAGRFPAILDDEVVGETARNVFADGKAMLEKIVAEEWLQAKAVFGLFAANAVGDDIEIYTGEDRKHLAMVWHGLRQQHERPAGKPHWCLADFVAPKETGVPDWVGAFAVTAGLGIEAKLAEFEAAHDDYHAIMLKSLADRLAEACAEWLHERVRRECWGYAADETLDNEALIAEQYRGIRPAPGYPACPDHTVKGPLFELLGARERIGMELTESYAMTPAAAVSGFYFAHPESHYFAIPKIGRDQLEDWARRTGMEVDAAARWLAPLL from the coding sequence ATGCAAGCCGACCGCAGCACCGAACTCCGCCAGCTTCTCGCCGAGCGCATCCTGATCCTGGACGGCGCGATGGGCACGATGATCCAGCAGGAAAAGCTGGGCGAGGCGGACTACCGCGGCGCGCGTTTCCTCGATCACCCCAAGGACCTCAAGGGCAACAACGACCTGCTGGTGCTGACCCGTCCCGAGGTCGTCGCCGGCATCCATCGTGCCTACCTCGAGGCCGGCGCCGACCTCGTCGAGACCAACACCTTCAACGCCACCCGCGTGTCGCAGGCGGAGTACGGGCTCGAATCCGTGGCCTACGAGCTGAACGTCGAGGGCGCGCGCCTGGTGCGCCAGCTGTGCGACGAATACACCGCCCGGAATCCCGCCAAGCCGCGCTACTGCGCCGGCGTGCTGGGGCCGACCTCGCGCACCTTGTCGATCTCGCCGGACGTGAACGACCCCGGCTATCGCAACATCAGCTTCGATGCGCTGGTCGACGACTACTACGACTCGGCCAAGGGCCTGCTCGAGGGCGGTGCCGACCTGCTGCTGATCGAGACCATCTTCGACACGCTGAACGCCAAGGCCGCGGTGTTCGCGATCGAGAAGCTGTTCGACGACCTTGGCAGGCGCTGGCCGGTGATGATCTCGGGCACGATCACCGACGCCTCCGGCCGCACGCTGTCGGGCCAGACCGCGGAGGCGTTCTGGAACTCGCTCAGCCACGCGCAGCCGATCAGCTTCGGCCTCAACTGCGCGCTCGGTGCCGACCAGCTGCGCCAGTACGTCGAGGAGCTCTCCAGCGTCTGCGACACCCATGTGTCGGCCCACCCCAACGCCGGCCTGCCCAACCCGCTGTCGCCCACCGGCTACGACGAGACGCCCGAGCACCTGGCCGGCCAGATCCGCGAATGGGCGCAGAGCGGGCTGGTGAACATCGTCGGCGGCTGCTGCGGCACCACGCCGGCGCACATCGCGGCGATCGCCGAGGTCGTCGCCGGCCTCGCCCCGCGCGCCGTGCCGGTCATCGACAAGAAGCTGCGCCTGTCCGGCCTCGAGCCCTTCAACGTCGGCAGCGACGCGCTGTTCGTGAACGTCGGCGAGCGCACCAACGTCACCGGCTCCAAGGCCTTCGCGCGCATGATCCTCGAGGGCCGCTTCGACGACGCGCTCGCGGTGGCGCGCCAGCAGGTGGAGAACGGCGCCCAGGTCATCGACATCAACATGGACGAGGCGATGCTCGACTCGATCGCCGCCATGGAGCGCTTCTGCAAGCTCATCGCCTCCGAGCCCGACATCTCGCGCGTGCCGATCATGCTCGACTCGTCGAAGTGGTCGGTAATCGAGACCGGCCTCAAGTGCATCCAGGGCAAGGGCGTGGTCAACTCGATCTCGATGAAGGAGGGCGAGGCCGAGTTCCTGCGCCAGGCGCGGCTGGCGCGCCGCTACGGCGCGGCGGTGATCGTGATGGCCTTCGACGAGCAGGGCCAGGCCGACACCTTCCGCCGCAAGACGGAGATCTGCGAGCGCGCCTACAAGCTGCTGGTGAAGCCCGTCGCCGAGGGCGGCGCCGGCTTCCCGCCCGAAGACATCATCTTCGACCCCAACATCTTCGCCATCGCCACCGGCATCGAGGAGCACGACAACTACGCGGTCGACTTCATCAACGCCGTGGCCTGGATCAAGGAGAACCTGCCGTACGCCAAGACCTCGGGCGGGGTGTCGAACGTGAGCTTCAGCTTCCGCGGCAACGACCCGGTGCGCGAGGCGATCCACACCGTGTTCCTGTACCACGCGATCAAGGCCGGGCTGTCGATGGGCATCGTCAACGCCGGCCAGCTCGGCGTCTATGACGAGCTCGATCCGGCGCTGCGCGACAAGGTCGAGGACGTGGTGATGAACCGCCGCCCTGGCGCCGGCGAGGCCCTGGTCGAGATGGCGCAGACGGTGAAGGGGCAGGCCAAGGAGTCGGCGCAGGACCTGGCCTGGCGCGAGTGGCCGGTCGAGGAGCGCCTGTCGCATGCGCTGGTGAAGGGCATCACCGAGTTCGTCGTCGCCGACACCGAGGAAGTGCGCGCCAGGCTCGAGGCCGAGGGCAAGCCGCCGCTTGCGGTCATCGAAGGTCCGCTGATGGCGGGCATGAACGTGGTCGGCGACCTCTTCGGCGCGGGCAAGATGTTCCTGCCCCAGGTGGTGAAGTCGGCGCGCGTGATGAAGCAGGCGGTGGCCCACCTGATCCCCTACATCGAGGCCGAGAAGCTGCGCACCGGCGCCAGCAGCAAGGGCCGCATCGTGGTCGCCACGGTCAAGGGCGACGTGCACGACATCGGCAAGAACATCGTCGGCGTGGTGCTGGGCTGCAACGGCTACGAGGTCATCGACCTCGGCGTGATGGTGCCGGCGGCGAAGATCCTCGAGGCGGCCAAGGAGCACGGCGCGCAGGCGATCGGCCTGTCCGGCCTGATCACGCCTTCGCTGGAGGAGATGGCCCACGTCGCCGCGGAGATGAAGCGCCAGGGCTTCAGCGTGCCGCTGCTGATCGGCGGCGCCACCACCAGCCGCAACCACACCGCGATCAAGATCGCGCCGCACTACGACCAGCCGGTGGTCTACGTGCCCGACGCCTCGCGCGCGGTGGGCGTGGTCACCGCGCTGCTGTCCGAAGGCCAGAGCGAGGCCTTCAAGGCCGAGGTCGCCGCCGACTACGAGAAGATCCGCGCGCTGCACGCCAACAAGAAAGGCGTGCAGCTGGTGAGCGTGGATGCCGCGCGCGCCAACGCCTTCCGTACCGACTGGACCGCCGAGCGCGTGGCCGCCTGCAGCACCGCCCATCAGGCCGGCTACGCTCCCTACCAGCCGCCGCGCCCCAACATGCTCGGCGTGCAGGCGATCGACGTCGAGCTCGGCGAGCTGGTCGACTACATCGACTGGGGCCCCTTCTTCCAGACCTGGGACCTCGCCGGCCGCTTCCCCGCCATCCTCGACGACGAGGTGGTGGGCGAGACCGCGCGCAACGTGTTCGCCGACGGCAAGGCGATGCTGGAGAAGATCGTCGCCGAGGAATGGCTGCAGGCGAAGGCGGTGTTCGGCCTGTTCGCGGCCAACGCGGTGGGTGACGACATCGAGATCTACACCGGCGAGGACCGCAAGCACCTCGCCATGGTGTGGCACGGCCTGCGCCAGCAGCACGAGCGCCCGGCGGGCAAGCCGCACTGGTGCCTGGCGGACTTCGTCGCGCCCAAGGAAACCGGTGTGCCCGACTGGGTCGGCGCCTTCGCGGTCACCGCCGGCCTCGGCATCGAGGCCAAGCTCGCCGAGTTCGAGGCCGCGCACGACGACTACCACGCGATCATGCTCAAGAGCCTTGCCGACCGTCTCGCCGAGGCCTGCGCCGAGTGGCTGCACGAGCGCGTGCGCCGCGAGTGCTGGGGCTATGCCGCCGACGAGACGCTCGACAACGAGGCGCTGATCGCCGAGCAGTACCGCGGCATCCGTCCGGCGCCCGGCTATCCGGCCTGCCCGGACCACACGGTGAAGGGGCCGCTGTTCGAGCTGCTCGGCGCGCGCGAACGCATCGGCATGGAGCTCACCGAGAGCTACGCGATGACCCCGGCCGCGGCGGTGAGCGGCTTCTACTTCGCCCACCCCGAGAGCCACTACTTCGCGATCCCGAAGATCGGCCGCGACCAGCTCGAGGACTGGGCGCGCCGCACCGGGATGGAAGTGGACGCGGCCGCGCGCTGGCTGGCGCCGCTGCTGTAA